In Streptomyces thermolilacinus SPC6, a single genomic region encodes these proteins:
- a CDS encoding acylphosphatase, giving the protein MNDEARLTAWVRGRVQGVGFRWFTRENALEIGGLTGFALNLDDGRVQVVAEGPRENCHRLLEWLRGGDTPGRVDGVTEIWDTPRGGYEGFQVR; this is encoded by the coding sequence ATGAACGACGAGGCACGGCTCACGGCATGGGTACGCGGACGAGTACAGGGAGTCGGCTTCCGCTGGTTCACCAGGGAGAACGCCCTGGAGATCGGCGGCCTCACCGGTTTCGCCCTCAACCTCGACGACGGCCGCGTCCAGGTCGTCGCCGAAGGCCCGCGTGAGAATTGCCACCGTCTCCTGGAGTGGCTGCGCGGCGGCGACACACCCGGTCGCGTGGACGGCGTCACTGAGATCTGGGACACGCCGCGCGGCGGATACGAAGGATTCCAGGTCCGTTGA